From the genome of Streptomyces sp. NBC_00659, one region includes:
- a CDS encoding alkaline phosphatase PhoX: MPENSRSTTRRQMIARTAALGGSLAFAGNLSELFAGTAAAQSLGHRGYGPLVPDPNGLLDLPKGFRYRVLSREGDRLRSGEGLVPSNHDGMAAFAGHSRDGRGRVHLVRNHENRVTATIAVPTVEGLTYDPMGKGGCTSLSLDRQANVLSERVAIAGTAVNCAGGPTPWGTWLTCEETEDKAGTNGYTKDHGFIFEVDPVDPHRTGAVPLTAMGRFQHEAIAVDPGRGVVYETEDAFLSPFGLFYRFLPNRPRGGTGSLRAGGRLQAMRVPGVGDLSSVQETGTAFQGIEWVDVPDPLAAQTPVRLQDFGPKGITHGQKLEGCYWGGGCVYFVSSFARSADGSSADHYGQVWRYDPSARRLTLVIVFGPGTDIQLPGESPDNICLAPGGGLMVCEDGNGAQHVFGVTRRGEVYALARGAQNIGTPQAPEWGEFAGVTFSPDGGTMYVNCYTPGTTFAVTGPWHG; the protein is encoded by the coding sequence ATGCCCGAAAACAGCCGGTCCACGACGAGGCGTCAGATGATCGCCCGGACCGCGGCGTTAGGCGGCTCCCTCGCGTTCGCGGGAAATCTCTCCGAACTGTTCGCGGGCACCGCCGCCGCGCAGAGCCTCGGCCACCGTGGCTACGGCCCCCTGGTCCCCGACCCGAACGGACTGCTCGACCTTCCGAAGGGCTTCCGCTACCGCGTCCTCTCGCGCGAGGGCGACCGGCTCCGCTCCGGCGAGGGCCTGGTGCCCAGCAACCACGACGGCATGGCCGCCTTCGCGGGGCATTCCCGGGACGGCCGCGGACGCGTCCACCTGGTCCGCAATCACGAGAACCGGGTCACCGCGACGATCGCGGTCCCGACCGTCGAGGGCCTCACGTACGACCCGATGGGCAAGGGCGGCTGTACGTCCCTGTCACTCGACCGGCAGGCGAACGTCCTCTCGGAACGCGTGGCCATCGCCGGCACGGCCGTCAACTGCGCCGGTGGGCCCACGCCTTGGGGTACCTGGCTCACCTGCGAGGAGACCGAGGACAAGGCCGGGACCAACGGCTACACCAAGGACCACGGCTTCATCTTCGAGGTCGACCCGGTGGACCCGCACCGCACCGGAGCCGTTCCGCTCACCGCCATGGGGCGCTTCCAACACGAGGCGATCGCCGTCGACCCGGGGCGGGGAGTGGTGTACGAGACCGAGGACGCGTTCCTCTCGCCCTTCGGCCTCTTCTACCGCTTCCTGCCCAACCGACCGCGAGGCGGGACGGGTTCACTGCGCGCCGGCGGCCGGCTCCAGGCGATGCGCGTCCCCGGCGTGGGGGACCTCTCCTCCGTCCAGGAGACCGGCACGGCCTTCCAAGGCATCGAGTGGGTGGACGTCCCGGATCCCCTGGCGGCCCAGACCCCCGTCCGCCTCCAGGACTTCGGCCCGAAGGGCATCACGCACGGGCAGAAGCTGGAGGGCTGCTACTGGGGCGGCGGCTGCGTGTATTTCGTCTCCTCCTTCGCCCGCAGTGCCGACGGGTCCTCAGCCGACCACTACGGCCAGGTCTGGCGGTACGACCCGTCGGCTCGCCGCCTCACGCTGGTTATCGTCTTCGGCCCCGGCACCGACATCCAACTTCCCGGCGAGTCCCCCGACAACATCTGCCTCGCCCCCGGTGGCGGCCTGATGGTCTGCGAGGACGGCAACGGCGCGCAGCACGTCTTCGGGGTGACACGACGCGGAGAGGTGTACGCCCTGGCGCGCGGCGCCCAGAACATCGGCACGCCACAGGCCCCGGAGTGGGGCGAGTTCGCGGGCGTCACCTTCTCCCCGGACGGCGGCACGATGTACGTGAACTGCTACACGCCCGGGACGACGTTCGCGGTGACGGGCCCCTGGCACGGCTAG
- a CDS encoding IS5 family transposase (programmed frameshift), which yields MGRGDLSDEEWERLRQFLPVGNGRCGRWRDHRQVIDGILHRVRTGVHWRDLPERSGPWKTVYERHRLWSADGTWERLLQRVQAAADAAGEIDWDISVDSTIVRAHQHAASARTDPPALTGSKGDGTLEPPGRNSVAEPRRPTGGGGAGGEGLGRSRGGFTSKIYLSADGFCRPLSLIVTPGQRADCTQFVRVLEKIRVPRLALGRPRKKPDSVAADKAYSNGPCRQYLRWRGIRHTIPEKADSRAARLRKGSRGGRPPRFDEDQYKKRNTVERAINKLKNPRAVATRYDKRGYVFLGTVTAAALVIWLRS from the exons ATGGGGCGGGGCGATCTGTCGGATGAGGAGTGGGAACGGCTGCGGCAGTTCCTGCCGGTGGGCAACGGTCGGTGCGGGCGGTGGCGTGATCACCGACAGGTGATCGACGGGATTCTGCACCGGGTGAGGACCGGGGTGCACTGGCGAGATCTGCCGGAGCGGTCCGGGCCGTGGAAGACGGTCTACGAGCGCCATCGGCTCTGGTCCGCCGACGGCACCTGGGAACGGCTGTTGCAACGGGTCCAGGCCGCGGCCGACGCGGCAGGCGAGATCGACTGGGACATCTCGGTGGACTCCACCATCGTGCGCGCCCACCAGCACGCAGCCAGCGCCCGCACCGACCCGCCGGCCCTCACTGGCTCAAAGGGGGACGGGACGCTGGAAC CACCAGGACGAAACTCCGTGGCAGAGCCTCGTCGGCCGACTGGTGGAGGTGGTGCGGGAGGCGAGGGCCTGGGCCGCTCGCGCGGCGGCTTCACCAGCAAGATCTATCTGAGCGCGGACGGCTTCTGCCGCCCACTCTCTCTGATCGTCACCCCGGGGCAGCGGGCAGACTGCACCCAGTTCGTGCGCGTGCTGGAGAAGATCCGGGTCCCCCGGCTCGCGTTGGGCAGGCCCCGCAAGAAGCCCGACAGCGTCGCGGCCGACAAGGCCTACAGCAACGGCCCCTGCCGTCAGTACCTGCGGTGGCGCGGCATCCGGCACACGATCCCGGAGAAGGCCGACAGCCGGGCCGCCCGCCTGCGGAAGGGATCACGAGGCGGACGGCCACCGAGGTTCGACGAGGACCAGTACAAGAAGCGCAACACCGTCGAGCGGGCCATCAACAAGCTGAAGAACCCCCGCGCCGTCGCGACCCGATATGACAAGCGTGGCTACGTCTTCCTCGGCACCGTCACTGCTGCCGCGCTCGTCATCTGGCTGCGGTCCTGA
- a CDS encoding LacI family DNA-binding transcriptional regulator yields MKRPTLEVVAARAGVSKSSVSRVINGETTVAPQIRDVVMRAVDELGYVPNGAARNLVTRRTDTLAVVVSDPPQGVVSDDPLFSSVVRAVSRELETAGKRLVLMLAESDQSRTRVVQYIAGGHVDGVLLVALHGTDPLPAALARQGLPVVSFNRTSAQNVPYVALDNAGGAALAVRHLLERGRRRIATITGPLELYEARERLDGYRQTLRDTGRRSIAALGDFTRVSGDEAMRQLLEDDPDLDAVFAANDLMAIGALRALHKAGRRVPEDVAVIGFDDIEAASYSIPALTSVRSPMADQATAAVHLLLSLIDGGPTSPVIMPNELVVREST; encoded by the coding sequence ATGAAACGCCCCACTCTCGAAGTGGTCGCAGCCCGGGCGGGCGTGTCCAAATCGAGCGTCTCCCGCGTCATCAACGGCGAGACCACGGTCGCCCCGCAGATCCGAGACGTCGTCATGCGCGCCGTAGACGAATTGGGCTATGTGCCCAACGGGGCGGCACGCAACCTCGTCACCCGCCGCACGGACACCCTCGCCGTGGTGGTCTCCGACCCACCTCAAGGAGTCGTCTCCGACGACCCCCTCTTCTCCTCCGTGGTCCGCGCCGTCAGCAGAGAACTCGAGACGGCGGGCAAACGGCTCGTACTCATGCTCGCGGAATCGGACCAGAGCCGCACCAGAGTGGTGCAGTACATCGCCGGCGGACATGTCGACGGCGTGCTCCTGGTCGCCCTGCACGGTACGGATCCGCTGCCGGCCGCACTGGCCCGACAGGGACTGCCTGTCGTGTCCTTCAACCGCACCTCCGCACAAAACGTCCCGTACGTGGCTCTGGACAACGCCGGCGGAGCAGCACTGGCCGTGCGTCACCTTCTGGAGCGCGGCCGGCGTCGGATCGCCACCATCACCGGGCCGCTCGAACTCTACGAAGCGCGTGAGCGTCTCGACGGCTACCGCCAGACGCTGCGTGACACCGGCCGTCGCTCCATCGCGGCGCTGGGCGACTTCACCAGAGTCTCCGGCGACGAAGCCATGCGCCAGCTCCTGGAGGACGATCCGGACCTCGATGCGGTGTTCGCGGCCAACGACCTGATGGCAATCGGAGCCCTGCGCGCCCTCCATAAAGCGGGCCGACGTGTCCCCGAAGACGTGGCAGTCATCGGCTTCGACGACATAGAAGCCGCGTCCTACTCCATCCCCGCGCTCACCTCGGTGCGCAGCCCGATGGCCGACCAGGCAACCGCCGCCGTCCACTTGCTCCTCAGCCTGATCGACGGCGGTCCCACAAGCCCGGTGATCATGCCGAACGAACTCGTGGTGCGCGAATCGACCTGA